The window GTAGCCGCAGTCGCTGACCGAACAGTCCTGTACGCGCGGCATTTCCAACATCTGGGTCATGGTTTTTCCTCTCCCTATTTCCCCACACGTTAGAGCCGCCCACTGCGCGAGGCAGCCGGTTCGGCGAATCAAACGCTCGACCTATTCCGGGCACCCCTATTAATAAGGCTTGCCTTTCCTTATGCCGAAAAGAGCGGCTTCGGGCGGCGGCGCGGTGCTCTCCCGGCGGATCAGTTCGGCCGGTACCTGTTCGGCGTGGTTCGGCTCCGGGGGTTGCAGGGCGAGGGTCATGGCGCGGGCGCCCATGTCGGCGAGGGGGAGGCGGACGGTGGTGAGGGTGGGGGTGACGTCGCGGGCGATGGGCATGTCGTCGAAGCCGGTGATGCTGATGTCGTGGGGGACTTTGATGCCTCGGGTGCGTAGGAGGGCGAGGGCGCCGATGGCCATGGTGTCGTTGAGGGCGGCGATGGCGGTGAGGTGGGGTTGGGTGTCGAGGAGGTGGGCGGTGGCGGTGGCGCCGCCGGTGCGGTCGAAGTCGGCGTAGGCGATGTTGCGGGTGGGGAGTTTGTGGCCGTGGTCGCGGGCGGCGTGGCGGAGGCCGGTGAGGCGGTCGGTGGTGGTGGTGAGGTGTTTGGGGCCGGCGATGACGCCGAGGTGGGTGTGGCCGAGTGCGTAGAGTTCGGTGCCGATGAGGTAGCCGCCGGTTTCGTTGGCGGGGATGACGGCGTGGCCGGTGTGTTCGTGGCGGCCGATGACGGCGATGTGTCCGCCGGTGGCTTGGTAGACGCGGAGTTTGGCGTCGAGGGTGTTGGTGAAGGTTTCGTTGTGGTGGCCGCTGCCGGCGAGGATGATGGCGGCGGCTTGGTGGGCGCGGAGGAGTTCGACGTATTCGAGTTCTTTGTCGGGGTCGCGGTAGGTGTTGCAGATGATGACGAGTCGGCCGTGTTCGGTGGCGACGCGTTGGAGTCCGCGGGTGATTTCGGCGAAGTAGGGGTCGGAGACGTCGTGGACGATGACGCCGACGGCGGAGCGGTGGTTGCGGGCGAGTAGTTGGGCGTGCGCGTTCGGGACGTACTGGAGTTCCTCGACCGCGGCCAGCACCCGGTCGCGCAGTTCGGGGGCGACCCTGCGGGAACTGCGGCTGACGATCCGGGACACGGTCGCCGGAGACACCCCGGCGAGCCGGGCCACGTCGGCGAGTGTGGTCATCGGCGGCCTCCGTCCGGACCAGCCCCGGCACGCGTACGCGTTGACGCTCGTCAACGCCGGAGACTAGCGTCAGACGGGCCGCAGGAAAACCCTTTCCCATGAACGGTGGTCCCCATGACCGGCCAGCCCGCCACGTATCCCCTGCCCCTGCCCGGTGGAGTCGGTGTCTCCCGGCTGTGCGTGTACGACACCGTCGCACCGGACGGCGCGGTCGGCGGTACGCCACACCTGCACCTGTGCTGCGCCGAGGCGTACGTGGTGGCGGCAGGTACGGGACTCGTGCAGACCCTGACCCTGGACGGGTACGCCGAGACGCCGCTGCGTCCGGGTGCGGTGGTCTGGTTCGCCCCGGGGACGATCCACCGCCTGGTCAACCACGGCGGGCTGGAGATCGTCGTGCTGATGCAGAACAGCGGGCTGCCGGAGGCCGGGGACGCCGTACTGACCCTGCCCCCGGAGGTGCTCGCCGACCCGGCCCGGTACGCCGCCGCCGTGGCCCTGCCCGGAGGCGGTGCGCCCGGTGGTGACCCGGCTGCCGCGTACCGCCGCCGTGACCTGGCGGTGCGCGGCTTCGAGGCGCTCCGCGACAGCGCGACCGGCGGCGACCTCGCGCCCCTGCGGGAGTTCCACGCCGCCGCGATCCGGCTGGTCCAGCCGCAGCTCGACGCCTGGCGGGGGCGCTGGCGCGACGGTGCGTTGCGGGCGGCCGAGCAGACCGGTCGGCAGTTGGACTCGCTCGTCCGGGGTGAGGCGCCGCACCTGGCGGAGGCCGCCGTGTACGCGTTCGCCGAGCCGCGCGAGCAGGGGCGCCAGGGCATGTGCGGGCTGTTGAACACGTACCCGGTGCACTGAGTCGGGGTGTGGTTCCCACCCCGCTCTTGCCGGGGAGCGGGGTGGGAACACACGTCTCAGGCGGATCGTCGCCGACGACCGGAGGGCGGGTCGGGAATCCAGCCGAAGAAGCGGGTATCCAGCTGCCTCGTCGACAGCTCGGGCAGTTGCACCGCCGCCCGGTCCTGGAAGTGGCGCAGGTAGATGCGCAGTTTCACCGGCTCCCGCCGGTAGAGCACCAGTAGGCGCCGTCGGATGACCGGGCAGGGCCATTCCCTGCGGCAGTCCACGCAGCGCCACCGCTCGTCGTTCCGGTGTACGGCGGTCAGGTCGTCACTCTCGCCGCAGGTGTGGGTAACGTCCACAGTCGACGGACTCGTCATCCACTGTCACCTCCCGATGCCCATATCAACATCGGGACGGGGGCGGGCGACGCACCCGAGGTGCGTCGCCCACAACGGAATCAGGCGAGCAGGGCGCGGAGCGCGTCGGCGTCGAGGGGTACGCCCGACACCTGCCAGAAGTCGGTGCTCCCGCCGGCGTACGTTCCGCCGTACGCCTTGCTGCCGGGCTCGAAGCGGCGGCCCTCGGCGAGCGGGCCGGCGTCGACGGTGTCATAACCGATCGCGTCGAAGAACGCGGTCACGGTCGCCTTCGCCGCCGGGTCGTCACCGGCGATGGCCA of the Micromonospora sp. NBC_01796 genome contains:
- a CDS encoding LacI family DNA-binding transcriptional regulator, producing the protein MTTLADVARLAGVSPATVSRIVSRSSRRVAPELRDRVLAAVEELQYVPNAHAQLLARNHRSAVGVIVHDVSDPYFAEITRGLQRVATEHGRLVIICNTYRDPDKELEYVELLRAHQAAAIILAGSGHHNETFTNTLDAKLRVYQATGGHIAVIGRHEHTGHAVIPANETGGYLIGTELYALGHTHLGVIAGPKHLTTTTDRLTGLRHAARDHGHKLPTRNIAYADFDRTGGATATAHLLDTQPHLTAIAALNDTMAIGALALLRTRGIKVPHDISITGFDDMPIARDVTPTLTTVRLPLADMGARAMTLALQPPEPNHAEQVPAELIRRESTAPPPEAALFGIRKGKPY
- a CDS encoding cupin domain-containing protein, whose protein sequence is MTGQPATYPLPLPGGVGVSRLCVYDTVAPDGAVGGTPHLHLCCAEAYVVAAGTGLVQTLTLDGYAETPLRPGAVVWFAPGTIHRLVNHGGLEIVVLMQNSGLPEAGDAVLTLPPEVLADPARYAAAVALPGGGAPGGDPAAAYRRRDLAVRGFEALRDSATGGDLAPLREFHAAAIRLVQPQLDAWRGRWRDGALRAAEQTGRQLDSLVRGEAPHLAEAAVYAFAEPREQGRQGMCGLLNTYPVH